TGAGGCTATTCATCTCCATCTGAAATCATCAAACACTACATAAGCCATCGATCTAAACAGCTAAGAAGAATACATAAGATACCTTAGACATACTTAACTACATAGTTTGCATATGCTTAAGTGGCAAACAAGAAACATACATTTCAAGAAGGCAACAAAAGTCATATACAAGATACTCTTCAAGTGAGAATATTACTACCAACTTACCTGCTCTTCAATCATGATAATACAAATACCACGGTCATCTTTGCCACGACGTCCTGCTCTTCCACTCATCTACATAAAGAGAGGAGAATATGAAGAATCAAGAACCGGAATGAAAATGATTTTAAGGCATGTTATATGGGCTCTTATGTCATGACGTCATGTTATATGGGCAATTCTGACTCACCTGTATATACTCACCAGATCCAATGTAACGATGACTATCACCATCCCATTTCTTTACATTGGTAAAGACAACAGTTTTTGCAGGCATGTTTAGCCCCATTGCAAACTATCAGAACATTAGAAGGAAAAacaacaaagaagaaaaaatcaTTAGGGGTGTTAACTGCACAAGATAAAAAGAGCCACAAAATATTAAAAGAAAAGTCATTACTGTCTCTGTTGCAAAAAGAGCCTTTATGAGTCCTTCTTGGAAGAGAAGTTCCACGAGTTCCTTGATAACAGGAAGCAGGCCAGAATGGTGAACAGCAATTCCACGCTGAAGTAGGGGCAACATCAATTCAATAGCTGGTAAGTTTCTATCTTCCTCGCTCAAGCAAGCCATTGCATTACGGAAAACCTCATTCACTACTTCCTTCTCCTCTTCGGTATTAAAATCAAGCTTGAGCATAGACATTGCATGTTGTTCACATTCTCTTCTACTAAAACTGAACACAATGACTGGCTGAAACTTCTTTTCCATGGTCATCTAACAGAGAAAGAATCAATTGCTTCAGTGATACGAGGCATCAACATTGTTATAGTAAATGATTAAAGCAACTATAAAGGGAAATGCATTACGACACAGTGCAATAAGCGCAAAAGAGCAACAAGGTCCATGAGGCTTGAAGGGAAAAGCGAGAAGTGGAGCACACTaaagaaaatttaaaaatatcatatgtATGAATTTAGTACTATGATAATCAAATTGCAACTAAAATAACTAATTTTAACATCTAATATACAATAATACTGATATTATTAATCTAACTCCTTGAAATTAACATAAAAAGAATTTGGACCATTTTGCATGTCATCATTAGAAGCACAAATTTCTCTGAAGAGCATAGCTTCACTCATGAAACAAGCTTAATTTTGTAATAACACCGTTATGGTGGGGAAATCTACAAATCATCAAAAAAAATTGATAGaacaaagaaagaaataaaagcaAAAAACAAGAGAATATCATAAGATCTAAAGACCAGACTACACACACCTTGACAATTTTGCAGATATCCGATACACCAGAAGAAGAGCCACCTCTAGCAATTCTACCTCTAACCTTAGCAGCATTTGCAGTACTCTTATTTTCCCCCGATTTCTGTTTTGCAAGACTATCCTGCATCTTAACAAAATTTTCCTCCCTAAACTGCTCATTCTCATCAACCACAAGATACAATCCAGAACCACCCACAGGGAACATATAATGCTGCAAAGGGGTAGGCCGAAAATCAGTATACACCACATGACAAGGCTGCTTATGAATATTACAAATCCATTCAGCAAACTGAGTAGCATTCGACATGGTAGCCGAAAGGAACACCATCTTAATAGCCGGTGGCAAGAATATAATACTCTCTTCCCAAACTACCCCTCTTTCGCGATCTTTCATATAATGTATCTCATCAAATATAACCCAAGCTACTTCCTTTATTACCTCAGAACCTCTATAAAGCATACCCCTTAAAATCTCCGTTGTCATCACCAAACAACTTGCATTTGGCGAAAGCGTGACGTCACCCGTCATTAAACCAACATCAGAAAACTCGTGGCTTAACTCCCTGTACTTCTGATTGCTCAAAGCTTTTAAAGGTGAAGTGTAAATAACCCTTTGCTTATCCCTAAATGCCATTGCGATTGCGTACTCGGCGACAGCTGTTTTCCCAGCGGAGGTATGAGCGGATACGAGGACTGATTCTTTACGTTCCAAGCACGCGACGGATACTTCCTGAAATGGGTCGAGCTTAAACGGGTAGGTTTTTGCCATTTCTCCATTATACGAAGGATTTGAGAGGGTTCCATGGATTGTTTCGTCGTTGGCTGAAGTGTAATTAGTTGGAACTGCTACCTCGTGGACGCAGGTTCGAGCTAAAGTGACTCTCTTTGAGGATGATGAATTTAGCTTCTGGACTGAGTTCACGTCGGAGTTCTCCTCCGGTTGCTTTCTTTTCCCTGCAGTCGGAGAAGAAGATTCCATCTCAGCTTGTTTTAGGGTTTAGGCTTAAACCCCTCTCTGAAGTATAAAATCAATTCTGGCAGCCCGCCCTCCCTGAAAGAAAACAGCTGATGTTTATTTGGGAGAAAACGACAGTAATGGTCCTTAGGTTTGAGATAAAGTTTAAAATATACTCCTATTTGATTCTCTAATAAGTTTTAAAGTATGTACATTTGGTCTTGATCAAGTATAGCATTTAGATTTAACGGGAACTGTGGAAAAAAGAAATTAACCGAAACACTAATAAATTCCGTCGAATCTGAAAAATAGCAACATCAAGAATTTCACCAAgcatcaaaaataattttaaaatatcaaaaattaTACCTCGAAAAAATTGCACCAAACTACAAAAATAAATCAAATTTATCAAAAACTGAAAAAGTTACACCTTGAAATGTGAATTCATATTAAATCTCTTTCTTTCTCACAATTTTCGTTAAATATAGCAATCAGAACATTTTAAATATTTGATGTAGACCAAAAATATTACGTTTGTCAAACTTAAAGAATTAAAACTActcaaaattatatttaagtgaTCATTTTAAATCTTCCACCAAATATAAGGGATCATTGGGTCAGGAACTCTTTTACCTTAAAATTTTAGATGGTTGGCTTATAGTTATTTATTTTGTCATTTTCTCTCTATATTGGAGTCCCACCGTTGCATTTTGATTGTTTACTTAAATGTGCAATTTACattgtgtatatatattttgGGCCCACTTATAAATTACTTGATTGGGATTGCAATCATTATGTTTTGATTTATCATGGGTAGTTTGATTTAGAAGAAactcataaaaaaaaaaatccttcaTACAAATTTTAATTTGTGTTGGCCACTAAAGATAAAGGGTATCACTGGGTAGTCAAGTGGCAACTCAACATATAATCTAGCATATCTTACTCTCAAGGTAGCAGAGTATAAAGCCTAGAAGTTTTCTAGTACGATTAAgcctaattcaagcttaagagAATAATTAGTAAGACCTCGATGTACAAACAGACCCATGCGAGGGTAGTGGGGCCATTGGGATACTTGAGCATAAGGTCATAAGTGTTGGAGATCCCTAGTTGAGTGGCTAAATGCATGACTTGGAGGGTTTAGCAAATAAAGGAGGAAGAGAATTCTTGTAGCGAGGGGTAACTAGAATGTGTAGCTATGCTGGCATGCGTAACTAAAaccaagaagaaaagaaaaggaaaaggagaAGCTTTAGATGTGCGTAGCTAGGGTGGGCAGCTACGCTGGCATGCGTAGCTGAAACCAGATGAAAAAAGAGAGGAACTTCAGGTGCGTAGCTACGCACAGCTCCTACATACCCCATTTTATATAAATAGAAGGAGACACAAAGAGAGAATTTGAGCAAGGTTTTTGAAGCTTTGATATTTCAGAGAGAGAAAGGGACAAGCCCGTATCTAATACACTTCAAGGTATGATTTTTTGATACATCTATGATGTTATAATACCATTGTATATTAGAACTAAAACATTTATGGATCTAATCCATATGAATTCACTTGAATCTTGAAGAATCACCAAGAACACCAAAGAAGGGATTTTCTAAGGTTTCCTTCAAAAAGTAAATTCTTCTACTCCACTCTAATTTATGAGATATAAATAAGTGTATATGTGATATTCATGATATTAAGAAGTAGTTGAATGTGAGAAATTATGAAACCCTAGTTGGATTTTAATGGTTGGTGATTGGGGAAGACATGAATAGTAACTTGGGCATTAAATATAGATTATTTATAATCCTAACTACACTATTAAGTACTATAAATGAGACTGTTAAGAATGGATCAAGAGTAAAGGCTTAAATTGGTATTGTTAGGTATTGTTGAGCAAATCTTGACTCATGTTGGATATAATTGTATAGATTGTGATTGGTTAAAGACATTGGATACTTTTTTTTTATAAACTGTCCATCAATATCTGGGTTGGGATATATTTCACTTCCAGTAAAATCAAGTTTGGAGGGGGGCTTGTAACCTCCAATTACAATACATACTGTAAACATAATATATATGGATGAGGAGGGGGTTTATGGACAAAAAAACAGATTGATTATCCCCCTCCTTTACATATGTTTAActaacaaaaaaaattatatttttcatatctAATTCTAAAAGTGGGTAGTTGTAGATCCTAACTTGTGGGGACGAGCAGGTTGGGATTACACTATTTTGTTAATTTCTTTACATGTTGGAGTGACACTTGTTGAACTAAAAGATAAATTCTCATTTTGTTAATTTCTTTTAACATGAAATTGAAGAAggttttcatttgatttttgtTCAAATGGATAGATCAGTTATGAACACTATAATTTGATTTGAAGTAGATTTCTTTTAGGCTTATAAGctatcattttattttagaaaagtcaaatattttgggagttactagtggAGACCACCAAGATTGATTCGAATTTTGAATTCATTACCATGGAACTACATGTACCGGTGTAGTGACACATTCCAAGGTTAAGTCGAGGTTTGTAGGATAAAGTCTCCTAATTTGTAGGAAAATGATCATTATTAAATGTAATGAGGTCAAGTCGACTCGCACAGTACTACGGGAAGGCACCCGGGCAAGTAGGATCAAATAATTGTGGCTAGGTTGATCACCTAGTGTTATTTCTATTATGCTGATATCTGTATAGTGCTTCCGAAGGTAAAACCTCACATGATTTTGGTTGAACTTAAATGCTAAAGGAGATGATTTTGAAATATGTTTTACATTATTGGTTCATCTCCTTGCACTTTAACTTATAAATTGATATAAATGCTTCCTTGTTATATCAatgcttttgtcacgacccaaaattcactagtcgtgatgtcaCTTAACCCAACTCGCTAGATAAGCCAacatcctcaaaataataatgaaatcaataaACATGGTTTAATAACTCATCAGAGGACAAATATCATGAAATACATGAGAATATAACCATAATACTACTACAACCAtccccaaaatttggtgtcaacgagtacacgaACACTATTGTATAACAAGATACAAGCAAAATCctctaatacaactgtctgaacaatagaacaataaagatagaaataactaaaagagaacttcaaggactGCGGACGATATAGCAGCTACTTTGTAGTCTCCCAAAAGCTAATAGAAACTCAACAATGGAAATCGCCTCGACCGAATGTacatggatctacacacgaagtgtagagtgtagtatgagtacaaccgacccatgtactcaataagtaacaacactaaccttgggttgaacgtagtgacgagctcagaatcAATAGACAGATGCCAACATCAATAactagtactccctccgttttaattttgatgaggtagtttgactcggcacggagtttaagaacaaaaataagacttttgaaaggtgtggtcttaaaagcttaaaggGTAAAAGTTTTATGGGAtgatgacatttgtgtggttataaaagattctcattaagggtaagatgggtaaaatgaagagtttaatgttgaattatttccaattgtagaaatgtgtcattctttttggaacggactaataaggaaagtgtgtcatctaaattgaaacaggaGGAGTAACAGTTTAGAATATAAAGGGAAAACAATAGAAAGTAGCTCGATGATATTATGTTCAACTTATTCATATTTCaggaatttaggcatgctttctagtATAACAGTTAAAGCTAACACCGATAAAGTATTTCAATTACCAGCTAGCGTGAGGAAAGTAtgtctttatgcctacatgtcaagtatacatgtcaaatTAATGATATCACATAAGATCCATCAAAATATTCACAATTAGCACTGTACAAGTGTCTGGCATATTTGCTCATCATCAAGCACGTAGATAACATAATGTGCATGCGCCTACTACTGGCatgtcagactccagaggggtgGATCATGCCCAACCACAAATCATAATTATTTAGCCCAATAGTATGGCCTGGTGTACGCGTCGACCCAAAACaataacacttagcccaataCGGACATAGcgtacgcgtcacctcaaaatcaatacaaAATCGTCTTTATGGTCCAATCTTAGTCACTTACCGGTCAAGTTTCAGTCAACACATCTCACAGTATTCAGTTTAACAGTGTTACATATACGAGacatcaacaacatgtgaggaatcaaataagaagtacTGAGACAGAGATATCATACGGATATAGCATCATGACTGAGAATATGTATATAAATAAGGCGTATAGCTCAGAAAcaacaagaatagccctatcaagtctcaaacaaATAACACTTAGCCTAAATATGATGTCTAATATGAATCACAGTCCAAGTAATCAAACAAGCAGGGAAAACGCGGGTATAACAAGGCATGATAACAAAACAAGCTCGGTAATAGACTAAAGACCTTCCCAAACTATGAACACACTGGTGCACGTACACACGCACGTCACCCCAATATCTTTCATGTAACATAGTTCTCATGGTTAAATAATctaaaatccaagtttagatgtgttacttacctcaagcaagccaaatcaaccctcaaaataacttttcccctaaaattcgcatccgcggctcaaatctaacaaaaataactttatattatcaaacaatataagagaaaccaattacgatTAATAAAGCTATGATTTTCGCACAAttttccaaaagtcaacaaaagttaatccCAGGCccacccggtcaaaacccgagtccgcgagtctatatatgtgttttgttttcaaatccgagtccaattcgactctcaaatcccaaatttttatttttcaaaacttagacaaaaattctctttgattctcataaatttcatgtcaCATCTCAtatgtaatcatgaaatatagttgaaaaatGATTAAAactacttacccaatgattgtaggtgaaaatctcctctccaagtcgcctcctaccgagtctaggattctaaaataagagaaatgagatgaaatcccGACTTTCCAACCCTTTTTTCAGTttcagatgtcgcaattgtgatgctGGATTCATAATTGCGACACTGGTTTCGCAATTgaaaccctcgcaattgcgaagaaagacTCGCAATTGCGACTCCTGACAGACTAAGGGGAAGTCGCAAATACGACAATGGCTTCAAAATTGCGAAGCCtgctcccatcgcaaatgcgactaaaatGTCGCAAATACGATCCTACCCGGACTagccttgtcacgacccaattctcactataagccgtgatggcgcccaacgtcgtcgttaggcaagccaacaattgcTTTTAAATCATGGCTtgaattaaataagaaaattaacgCATTTGAATAACATGGGTATATAAAATATTCgtaaaaacataaaataaaaggTGACAACAATAGGCAAAACTATAAATATTTACTAGATATtcccaaaacctgatgtcacaCATGCATgggcatctactaggaagtacgaTAATAATGcaatatctgtctggaatataagatagacaggataaaataaataaatatgatagaAACTCTGTGTGCTACGGATCGTAGCATTGAGTacaactcaccataaagtcccttcagcagctgcgcctatacgcccaaatgaccaccaaatgaacatgtcagaacctgcacaattagtgcagaagtgtagcatgcgTGCGTAAATCAagacgtacccagtaagtatctagcttaaCCCCAAAAAAGTAATGACGAAGGGTCGaaatcgatacttactagtggtccaataaataaagTATAATAATGGAAGTACACATGTACAAAACATGACAAGTAAGAGCACTGGAACAGATATAAATACATAATATGATCCTCAACTGAACAGTAAACACGAAGTCCTCAAATATCATATACTATCTCGAATGGAATATAAAATGGTCAATGCCTCTCTGACACCTCAAACAGATGTCGAAcgatccaaaactaatcaaataacgtacataccaatcaaaatataccccaatattcataatttaataatttttaacaACTCCCAACTCCGatcgaaaagtcaaccccccgaccCACGTACCCAGATTCcgaattttttcaaatataaacattacccatagcaccgcaaactcaaatatataatttattcctaattccacgtccaatttcgtggtcaaattccaaatttaccatttctaggtttgttaaaaaatctcacaatttctaccaatttccatgtttaaatccttgtagaatctatgaaattaacttacaatatgtgaaaattacttaccttgccatagatgatgaaaatctcttcTTGAAGAGCTCTAGAAATCACCCAAACCATGTGAGAAGTGgaagaaatgagccaaaacccgaaaTAAATTGAAGTCTACCAAggcctttcctcttcgcgattgcggaaTTCCCTCGTGATCACGAAGGCCAAACCAACTTGCCCCAGAattccttctatgcgaacgcgagctccAACTCGCGATCACGATTCACAGTCATCCAAACCTACACGATCGCGTGccagccttcgcgaatgcgaaggtataAATGCCTAGCCTCAGTACTTCCTCATACGCGATCGCGACACTCCCCCTGCGATCGTGTAGAACAACTCTACCATAACAGGCCAGCCTTAATaacccttcgtgttcgcgactcTTCCCATGCGAACACGAAAAACCTCCTGCTCaagctccgcgatcgcgaaataTTTTCCTTGATCGCATAGAACACTTATCATGCCCAACTAttccttataaaaaggactaagcgatcgttacaaatataatccggtttacaagtccggagttgAATCCCACTGGGAATTAACGTACTAATCACAACTTTTAGTTTAGCAAGATTCCAAATAATCAACTTCCAACAAGATTGAATAATGACTTGAGTGTTTACTAACAATTAACAAGGTAATTAAACAACCACAATAATCACGTAGTTGAACACGTAGAGAAAATTTAATGGCAGATTTATATTAAACGTAACAAAgattcatcctccaagaggttccatcaaaccctagaataaagagtttagctactcataattgtttTAACAATCACAACATAAGAATTCATCATCAATGATAAAAAGggagaaagaaagataaaaactCGTTTCCGAATCTTCCGTCTTGCTCCTTGCCTGTTCTTGCCTTCAAAATTCTTCAAAAAAACCAAGATACCCTTCTTTTGGGCgagctgggcttcatataggtcaaggacAATCGCCtctgaaattataattttagccCTGGAATAATTTTTCTCGGagggacgtgcgcggccgcgcactttgGCAGGTGACCGCGCATCTGGCTGTAcactttggccagtttctgcGTGACTTACGCGGCCCAGTGTGCGGTAGGTGCACGACCGCGCACCTGGGCGATTTTCCGCACTCTTCTTTGCTCTTCTTTTTAAATGTGCTAACCTCATTCGATCCTCGAACAAACTCCCAATTTACTCCATAAGCCTTTGCTTGGCCTTCAACGCTCCATATTATCTCAAAATACTCCTTAACCTCATTGTAGCCCGGAATTGCTCCTGCAAGCATAAAAATACTCAATCAGAGCAATTTACTATCATTTAGTGCTCAAACATAAGTGAAGTGTAGCCAATTTAGAGCGCAAATAGTGGCCAAACTACATagttatagcctactatcaataccccacacttaaaccattgctagTCCCCGAGCAAACAAACCACATTTTACATAGACATAACCTCACTAAGCGACTt
This sequence is a window from Nicotiana tomentosiformis chromosome 5, ASM39032v3, whole genome shotgun sequence. Protein-coding genes within it:
- the LOC104112745 gene encoding DExH-box ATP-dependent RNA helicase DExH10-like isoform X2, with protein sequence MESSSPTAGKRKQPEENSDVNSVQKLNSSSSKRVTLARTCVHEVAVPTNYTSANDETIHGTLSNPSYNGEMAKTYPFKLDPFQEVSVACLERKESVLVSAHTSAGKTAVAEYAIAMAFRDKQRVIYTSPLKALSNQKYRELSHEFSDVGLMTGDVTLSPNASCLVMTTEILRGMLYRGSEVIKEVAWVIFDEIHYMKDRERGVVWEESIIFLPPAIKMVFLSATMSNATQFAEWICNIHKQPCHVVYTDFRPTPLQHYMFPVGGSGLYLVVDENEQFREENFVKMQDSLAKQKSGENKSTANAAKVRGRIARGGSSSGVSDICKIVKMTMEKKFQPVIVFSFSRRECEQHAMSMLKLDFNTEEEKEVVNEVFRNAMACLSEEDRNLPAIELMLPLLQRGIAVHHSGLLPVIKELVELLFQEGLIKALFATETFAMGLNMPAKTVVFTNVKKWDGDSHRYIGSGEYIQMSGRAGRRGKDDRGICIIMIEEQMEMNSLKDMVLGKPAPLVSTFRLSYYTILNLMSHAQGQFTAEHVIKNSFHQFQYEKALPDIGKKVSKLEEEAEMLDASGEAEVAEYHKLKLEIAQREKKLMAEITRPERVLHFLLPGRLVKVWEGGKDWGWGVVVNVVKKPPAPSGSLPAALSASRGTGYIVDTLLHCSLASGDNGSQPKPCPPRPGEKGEMHVVPVQLPLISSLSKLRISVPADLRPLEARQSILLAVQELQKRFPHGLPKLNPVKDMGFEDPEFVDIVNRIEELEKKLFAHPLHKSQDEHQLKSFQRKAEVNHEIQQLKSKMRDSQDGLDLALQGKEKMPDKMTDEEFAVIDKKAKAASKISG